The Alcaligenes faecalis sequence ATCGGTCTTGTCTGCCTTGGCTACCCGCTGCGCCTGGCGGCGGCATTCCGCCGCAAAATCGGGCCGACGTGTATCAGGCACCCAAAGCTGCACTGGGCGCAATCCTGCTTGCCGGAGGGAATCCCGGTGCTTCTGAACTCTCGCGTTTACATTTGCCATCTTGACCTCCATAACTATGCACTTATAGTACGGCCATTACCCGTTACATGCAACATGCTTCGACAGTTGTATGCAACGCAAAGACAAGGCCCCTTGAGTTCGTGATCGATAGCCCAGCGTCCCCCGCTCAAGCCGAAACAGCCATCAATTACATCACCCCATCAACGGAGCTTGCTTCGTGCCTGCTGGTTCCGCTCTTGCATCACCTGCATTACTTCCTCATGGGTGTACAACCTGGCATTGGGATCACTGACTTCACCCAGAGCTTCTTCAACCTCGCGGGCCATCCGCTCGTATTCCTCCGGCCATAGCACCTGCTCCATGCACAGCGACGCCTGCCCCAGCAAGTGCAGCAGGCCGAACAACCGCATGTCGTTGGTCGCGACGATATGATCCCGAATCCGTACCTGTATTGCTACGCTGGCTTGGTGTGCCGCAGGCGTGGCCGTCCCTTCGTAGTCGGTTGGGAATTCCGTTTCCTCAGCAATCCGTGCCCAAATGCTGGCCAGGGCCTCAATGTTGGATGTACTCATTTCATTCCATATAGACTTTAAAAAAACTGCAATTTCAGGAGCACGAGATCTCACGCGGTGACTAGTTTAACTGTCTCCAATCTCAAATTCGGCCAATGCTTTGACGCCAAATGTAGTGTATTGTGCAATACAAATTCATGCTTTAAGACCACCATGAACATGAAAACGGCGCCGACCCATCAAACATATACCGAGCTGCAACAAGCCTACGATCATTTTAATACCGCCCTATTCGACGGTAGGTTGCCTAACTGTTTGATTACTTTGCAACGCGAGAAACGCTCAATGGGCTACTTCTCAAGCCAGCGATTTGTCGATGCTCAAGGCACCTATACAGACGAAATAGCGATGAACCCGGCCTACTTTGCCGTCATGCCCTTGATCGAAACCATGCAAACTTTGGTACATGAAATGTGCCATCTCTGGCAATTCCATTTCGGCAAGCCTGGGCGTGGCAGGTATCACAATGAAGAGTGGGCCTCGAAGATGGAAGCGATTGGACTGATGCCCTCTTCGACTGGCCAACCTGGTGGCGCTCGCACTGGCCAACTCATGGCTGATTATGCGATTGAGGATGGCAAATTTGTGAAAGCATGCGCCGATCTGCTCACCCAGTCATTTTGTCTGACCTGGTACGATCGCTTTTCACATGCCGACGCACCTCGTAGCGCCGCTGAGCGCTTGGACAGCTCAGTAGGAGGTGGAGCCCCTCCATACATCGCGCTTCCAGCACTCACTCAAGCCTTGGCCTCCAGTGCCTCCTCAACGAGCAACGCCGCCCATGGCGACGAGAGTGTGCCGATAAAACCCACCGGCAATTCAAACCGTTGGAAGTACGTCTGCCCATGCGGCACAAGCGTCTGGGGTAAACCAAAGTTGAAGATTATCTGCGGATCCTGTGAAAGCACATTCACATCGCCGGACGCCGCACGACTAAACGCCAACAACGAATCGGCCTAGAATTGATTTAAAGGCTTGTCAAGTCGAAACCCTTGGTTATGTGCCCAAGGGTTTGAACAGACACACACTTCATGCGGCCCTACAGTGGCCACATGGACCCATTCGACACCCCTCCCCCACTATCGCAGGCTGCTGCCAGCCACATTGCGCCTCCTGCATCCACGCGAGAGACAGAACTTATCTGGGTAGGCACAGAAGGCCAGCTCATCAATGCGGGCTGGTTCATTGTCGCTATCCTGTTCTGCTGGACAGTCATTCCTGTCCTGTGGGCGATCTACCGATACCTTAAGGTTGCCAATCATCGCTATGAACTGACGAACCAACGCCTACTGGAATACAGCGGGATCCTCGTCAAACGTGTCGAAACCCTGGAGTTATACCGGGTAAAAGACATCGCCGTTTCCGGCACCCTCTTTCAAGCCCTGTTTGGCCGTGGCCGTGTCGTTTTGCAAACCACTGACGCCTCGACGCCGACCGTGCACATCAGCGCGATCGCTAGCCCTCAGCACGTCTCCCAACTTATTCGTGACGCGGTCGAACAATGCCGTGTCGCCCGAGGCGTTCGCGCCTTTGATTACTGACAACCAGGATTCTTCCGAACCATGCTTACCTCAACCTACTCCCCTTCTTCTTTGCTGATTCGCCTGGCAGCCAGTTCAAGCCTTAGCCTGGGACTGGCCACAGCGTCCTGGGCTCAAGGCGTACCGTCTGACGTGCAAGCAGCTATTGAGGAACACACTCAAGGTTCTGTCCCCATCGATAGCATCTCAACCACGCCTATTGCCGGCATGTACCAGGTCGTCAGTGGCAACGAGATTTTCTATAGCGACTCAACCGGACGGTACGCATTTGTCGGGGGGGCCCTCATGGACATGAAAGACCGCCGTGACGTGACCGCACCAGCCCTTGAAAAGCTCAACGCGATCCCATGGGAATCACTACCGCTGAGTCAAGCCATTGTGCAGGTCCATGGCAACGGACAACGCAAGATGGCCGTCTTTGAGGATCCGCTCTGCCCCATCTGCCGCGTGTTCACAAAATTCGTCGATCAGCTTGAAAACGTAACGGTCTATCGATTTGTCTTTCCCGTTATTGACCCGCAATCAGCCCCCATCGCCCGCAAAGCCTGGTGTTCACCAGACCGAAACACTGCTTGGAGCATGGTCATGAATGGTCGAAATATTGATGGCCGTGAGGACTGCGACATTTCTGGTCTGGTGGAGATTTTAATGTTTGGAGAAGCAAACAATATCGCTAACACACCTACAGTTATATTGGGCAACGGAAAGCGGTTAGTTGGCGCAACACCTCCAGAGCAATTTATTGCAGAATTAGATGCTTCTTAAAAAAAAGCAAAAGGAATAGGAAATGAAAATAAGTACAGCGTCAGTCCTAGCAATTGCAATTACGTTAGCCAGTACAAATGCAACACTGGCCCAAACAAGCATGAACTATAAGGATGACACAAAAGATCATCTGCAATGGCGACCCATGGCTATAGCTTCATTTAATTACGGAAAAATAAATGTTCCTGATGTATCGCGTGCAGATATGAACCTAGCCAGAACCGTCTGGAATCAAGAAATCAACTCTGCCCCCCTGGACGATGACGGAACAAAACTGCCTTCTTTCATCTTAGTTAGCTCAGTTACGAATCAAGGTGTGCAGTACACATTTTCAATCTTTAGTTCAGCTGGGACACCAGGATGCATAGAGCCTGGTAATGGCAGTGGGATTGAAGACATGTACGAGACATGCCCATTGCGAGTGACAGAATTTCAAGGTTCTCAGTCGCGCACTCAAGAGTTTCAGAACTATTGTCATCTATATCCCTTCCCGCCTGACCACCCTGGTGATGTCAATCAAACAGAATTTGCATTTGACGAAAAAAATATGACCGCACATTTTCGAGTTATCCAGCACGGAAAACACGTACCGGCATGCGATCGGAAATTAGCATTACGGTAGAAAAACATGTTAAGGAACTTTAATCGCTTTAAAAAGCTAGCATGGTCTTTCCTTGGTCTTACTTTCACAGTCGTCACTATTGCTGCAACCCTTGTCACTGCTGAACAAGTTGCCCAAGCGATAAAAAATTCTCCACACGCCAGTCCGTGGCTAAAAGCTAATGCAGATGCCGTTGGGCGCTTGGCTATGTTCGAATCAGGTGGCGGACAACTAGATGTTTACAATGGCTCATGCTGCTCAGGCATTTTGCAAATGAATAAAACCAATATTCAAAAATATGCCAAGGTATCTCCCGAGGAGTTCAGAACATGGGGATTACAGGAGCAAGTAGACGCCTGGTCAAAACTGACCACTAAAGCCATGCAAGCACAAGCACCCAAGACACTTGCTGGGTTGGGAACGTTCGATGGCCGAGAAGTCGATGGGGATATGGTACTGGCGTGCGTGCAGCTCGGGATCGGAAATTGCCAGAAAATGATCAACTCAGGAAGTTGTAACGGCTTTGCGGATATCAATGGGACGACCATCTGCAAAATGGCTGACCGAATACGTAATGGCCCGCCTACGGGCAATAACGGCGATCCAGTTGATGACCTCATTCGACCCAACCCTGATCAAGGTGGCACCTACAGGCCACCCGTCGATCCGTGCATCCGTGAAGGTGAAGGCTGCCTGCCTTTAACCGAAAGCCTGGAGCAAGGATTTGCATCTGGATCTGGCGTCAGCATGGGTAACTTGCGACTCATCATTTTTGCGACATCCACTGCGTTTGTTATCCTTATCTTGATGTCGTTTATTACGGCGCTTTTTCGTAACTACTCAACGGGCTCAATCGAGAAGGTCGAACTTGTAAGTGGCGTACAAAAAACTATCATGATCGGAATGTCATTCATTGTTGTGATGTCGTTGTTCTAACTCAATAAACCAAGGTTAGCCAGGCCGTTGATGCCTGGCCAATATTCGCGTTAGAAAGGCCACCTCGCCGTTTAGCCGGTTGAGAGACAATCAAGAGGAACGCATGAGAAAAGAATTTAATTCCATCATCGAAATCAAAAAAGAAGTTTCTCGATTGCACTTGAACGACTCCAGACCTCGTCTTAGCCATACCGACCGTACCCCGCAAGGGGAAATGGAGACCCCGCATTTACGCAGCTCATTGGAGACACGAACTTGACCGAAAGCAGGTTGTTCCAAGGCTAAAAAGGCTACGGCCGCTTCCGTGGTCTCGTCCACGCGATTGCGTAAGTCCAGTTTTTTGCGGTTGGCGTCGAGTAAAGCTTCGACGTCAACACCCTGTAAGGCTGACTAATAGCGGTAAAACGTATCTCGGAATAAACCGATCACCCTGCAGGCGCGCGGCACATTGACCAGTTCGGTGGCGAGATCGAGCAGGCCTACCTTGTGTTTGATCACGTTCGGAGGAACGCTGTTCATGGGGCTGCTCCTTGACACTTTCACGCCGGTTGATAAAGACTCGCTTCTCTATCAAACCGGGTAACCTCTCCTTTGGCAAGGCCCGACTGTCAGATCAAATCGAAACTACTTCAAGTAATGCCCGTATTTGCGGCTGGTTTGGAGCACAGCGGCAAACTAGTCCGACAACATGGTTTGTTAGGCATTCTCCGTCTCGAACTTTACAGAAAGTGAATCCTGCTCTTGTCTATCCACGATTCCTCTTGGTACTCCTTTCCAGTTCTTTTTGCAAACTCATTTAGATAACGCGACCTAAAGCATAACCAAAACTCTTTCTCATTTTTCGCTTCCTTTCTGATACAAGAATAATATGGAGATATAGTGGACTTAATATCAAATTCAATTTTCGAATTACCATCTTGCTCCCTATACTCCATAAGCCTTAATATTTTTTTCTTTTCATTTGTCATGTTGCAAAAATAATCATCTACGTTCTCTACAATCTCTTGATCCCATGTTATTTTTGCTACCTCATAAATTACAGGATTAATCCCAGCCAGATAATTTTTACTTGATATTTGTGATATTACATTGATAAATTTATTTTCAAGCAACGCTTTTAATGACATGTCTGAAAAATCGAGTTTTATATCGTTTAGTGTCATCTCACGGAACTTTTCTTTTTCCTCCCAGTCCAAATGAGAAAAGATTTTTTGTATTTCTGTAAAACCCTTTCATTCTCTCTGGCTCTCCTTAGTTCATTGGTAGCTTTTTCTTCAAAGGCTTTTTTGGCAAGCTTCGCCACCTCAATTTTTTCATTTATAAAATCCCAGGATGATCAATCACAAGCAAACTTTTTAGTCAAACCTAAAAATTTCTAGATTAATGCTTGTTGTAGGTAGCCCAAAGATCAATGAAAGCTTCTGGCCGATGGTAGCCACAGCCACACGGCTGAAATCGACCCACTTCGGCCCGGGATGGGGATTCAACGCCAGCATCGAAGTGTATTGTGTCCGTCTGCTCGATTCGATTGGTCGGCGGCCCTGTCGAGACCTGGTGGCACACGGTTATCGGGTCGCCGTCAGAAAATTCGGGCTCTCGGGTTGACCTACAAGCCGCTCGTGAACATCGGTTATCCTCGAAAGCGCCAATCTCCGGTCGATCACTCATACTTACAGTTCAATTGTGAACTGATGCAGCTCTAGCAAATAGATTAGGCTCCTATTGTGGCGGGTGGCGAGAAACTAGTCGAGGTCGTGTGGTTGTTATGGAGCAGAGCCGCTCCACCTTTGTAAACGTTGTTGGATGTGAACGTGGTGCGATCCGCCCGATCGAAGGGATCGTGCGCACATATTCACAACTGGTTTAACCTAGGCAATGTCCAATCGTGTGCACATTAGTCGGCCTAAAGCTCGTTTAGAAAGCGCAACCGCCCAGAGTAATAGCGGCGACCGGTTCGTTTATTTTCATTCCAACCGGAGTAAAGCATGTAGATTTCGTCACGTGCGCGGGTAAGCCCAACGTAAAACAACCGTTGACTCTCTCTCAATGCATCACCCTGCACGTTGCTCCAATGGAAGGAACCTTCATCCAGACCAAGCATGATAACAACGTCGTATTCGCACCCTTTGGCCGAGTGTAGTGTCAATAGGTTCAACTGGTTGGACGATCCGTCGCGACCGCCGAGGCGGGCCATATCGAGGTCTTGTAATACGCCGCCCGGCCGTAGAGCTGTGCTCATGAATCCCACCTGGACAGCCTGATCCGCCAAGCTTGGTTCGGATACCATTACGTCATCAAGTAGTGTTGACCTCAGTGCGGCGACAAAATTTCCACCATCTCCGTTTTGTCGATGCGCCCAAAGAAACTCGGTTACCCGTCTTCGTTCGGCGCGCGCCTCTGCGTCTGATAGCCGCCGGTACCGGAACGCCAACCAACGCTCTAGAAGCCCACGTAACAAAGGCTTTCCCTCCATCCAACCACCAGCGCACCAGGCCGCACAATCCTCGATCCAGCTAGTAAGAGCGCATTTCCGATACGGCGCCGCGTTGTCGATCCGAATAAAATTCAGTCCCGCCTCGATGACGGCTTCGGCCACGAGATCGCCGATGTCTGCCGTCCGATACAGAATGGCGATGTCGCCGACTTGACGCCCCACCTTCGCCGCCAGTGCGGCGGGGATGACTTCCGTGACAGTGCGATGTGCCTGTTCGGCCAGACCTTCTGGGCACTCGACCATTTCAATGCGGGCCGCACGGTCCCGATCCCACGCCCGGTAACCTCGCGCTTCTCCCAGTGCGCGCTCCGACGCCCGAATAATCTCGTCAGCACATCGATAGTTCGTTTCCAAACGGACCAATTCCACGTCATCGCGATTGGCGAGTTCGTGTAATAGCCTGCCGTCGGCACCGTTGAAGCCGTACACCGATTGGTCGGCGTCGCCCACAGCAAAGAGGCGAACACCGCCATCGAACGCCAAACGCTTGACGATGCGATGCAAACCCAGACCGAGATCCTGATATTCATCCACTGCCAGCACGGGAAAACGCGCACGCACGAGTGGAAGTACCCAGTCATGCTGGGACACGAGTCGCTCGCCGTAGATGACGAGGTCATCAAAGTCAACCAAGCCCTCCCGGTGTAGTGCTTCCTCGTAGGCTTCAGCTAATGCGGCAAGCTCCTCTTGCTCACGCCATGCAGACGTCGCTCGATCAAGGTGGACGCGGCGGTGCTTGTCCATGTCCATTTGCTTATATGGATGGCCTACACCGAAGAGTCGAGTGCCCTGTCGAGAGTACAGTTGGCGGCAGTGTTCGACAGTAGCAACCTTAATTGGCGCCGGAAGGCCGAGATTAGCCAGATGGGCGTACGGCATCAACAAGTGGCGAAGGCAAAAACCGTGAATTGTACCAATGAATAGACGGGACGATTCCCGCAACCCGAGCTGCCCTAGGCGACGGGTCAACTCTCTTGCACATTCCTGGCTGTAGGTGATGCAGCTGACGCCGCGTGGCGCACGTACATCTTCCGCCAGAATGCGTGCTAGTTTGAGTACCAGGGTCTTGGTCTTGCCGCTCCCCGGTCCCGCGAGGACAACACAATGCCGTTCCGATTCGTAAGCGGCCCATTGTTGGTCATTGTCGCGCAGCTCCTCAGCCTGCAGGAGATAAGCGGTGCTTGAGCTACGCAACGGCATCGCGAATGTGCTCCAATGCATGCCGAATATATGCAGGGCAAGTGCCCGCCGTAGCAAAACCGGCAAGCGCTTGGGCAAAGCGTCCCTTTCCGATGCGCTCAATCAATTTCAACAATCTTTCGTTGTTGAGCGTTGCTGGATCATCCACCCAGCCGGCGAGAGCCTCACGGGTTTGCTCGCTTGTCGACAACTCGCTCTCGATAACATCCCGGATGCTACCGCCAAGGCCAGCTTGAAACAATTCGAGCTCAAGCGTGCTTTCGTTGACAAAGTACCCATACTCCTCGCCCAGATCCCAAGGTTCGTCTTCATCCAGCTCATCCCATTCATCCTCAGTGACAGCGAGTTCGAGTAGTTTAAGCAGTCGCTTGAGGGCCAAAGGGGGCCTATCGTTGATGGGATCTAAGTCGGTGAGTATCACATGCGGGATACTCAGGCCTGTCGGCCCCACCAGCTTGATGTAAGGCGCGAAATTGGTACCGCTAACGGAGCACACGGAGATGCCCAGGATGTCTAGGTGAATATCCAGTGCTTCCGCGAACGCCGGAATGAGGAAACGCTCTGCGTCCCCTTCGACAAAGATGATGCCGCGGGCGAAGAATAGTTCGCCTCGTGTGACGTCGATGTAACGTTGCAGGTCATCTTCATCGTCATCGCTCAGAGGTGCTGTCGCCGTAGAGGTCGCTGTCGTTGCACCGCTTGTGGGATCGTAGCGCAGCAGTACGACGGACCGGATCGGTGCGACGCTGGCGATGTGGGGCGAATGCGTTGTCAGGATGGTCGTCATGTTGGATGGCCTGTCATCGCCAGGTGATTCACCAAGAAAGTACCGGTACACCAAACGTTGAACGTGCGGGTGAAGATGTGCTTCGGGTTCTTCAATGGCAAAGAAGGTGTGATCGCGCTCTCCGTCGACGACGAGGCGATCGAGTTCCAGACTCTTCAGGGCGAGGAAAATCAGGTTGGCAGTGCCCAGGCTGGCATCACCGATGCCTCTAGCCCCGTTGTCGATGAGGATGCGCAGGCTGCGCAACAAAGCGTCGACGCGAGCAGGTGCAAGCCCCAGTTTGATGGGAACGGTGTGCTTGTTCCCGACGATGGCCAGCAGGCGTGCACCGATCCTTTCTGCGGTGATGACGACTTCGTCGCGGTCCGCTAGGTCTGTTTGCGCTTCGCTGACCATCTGTTGGATCTCTTCGCGCGCTTCCGGATCAAGGTCGGAGGTCAATTCCTCGATGAGCGGTCGAAGCGGCGACCGACGCCAACTGGAAAGGTCCTTCTCCGCGTCACGCAGGGCAGCCTGCACATCGAGCGGCAACTGTCGCCGTTGCATCGCGCCGATGGCGTTGTCTTCATCATCGCCACCAAAGATCACATATTCGTAGTCAGCCAAACTCTGGGGTGGCGTGCCGGCAAGGCTCGCTTTGGGTCGAAAGCGATAGTTGAGGCGAGCGACGGTCGGTGGACCAACGTCGACGAGGCAATCGGCCAAGCTTGCGACTAGGTTGGCGTCATTGTCGAAATCCGTTAGTTCTATTGCAATTTCTACGGTGGCGCCCAGTTTGTTATCTCCAAGGCCGTCCCAAAATTGCTCCAGTCCTAGTTGCCGATCCCGCTCGGACAGACCCGGGTCGAGCACTAACTGCAGTGCTTGGATGAAGTTGCTTTTGCCCGCCTTGTTCTCGCCCACGATCACAATGCTCTCGGTGGTTTCCACAGCTAGAGCCTCGAAATTAGCGAAATTTCTGATACTGATCCTCGAAATGTGCATGCTGTCCCCTTGACACGATCTGTATGGTCATCATGTTACCTCGGCGTAATTTGAAGCTCGCCGAAGACTGCATAGACTTCAGCGTGAAAACCCAGCTTCCTGCGGGCATTCGCCTAAGCAAGCACTCGGCTAAGGCTAAACGCTACTCGTATGTTCGTTACCACGGCGAAGCTGGCCTTCCAGTGTCTATATAAAAGTACAGGCCAACGGCCGGAGGTGGTCGATTGCGGCTGAACCGAACTGTTAGCGGTTTTCACGGATTCGAATTTTTTCACTAACTAGTTGAGGTCCATGTTTGGTAACCATAACTATGGAGTCAGCAACTACATTACTAATTTCAATTAATCGATCTGCCGTTATTTGGAATTTGGCTATATACATCGCCGTCGCCATAATGTGGTAATAGATGGCCATCAACAAAAAATAGAGAGAGAAATTATACTGCTCAACCCATTGTGCTTCTGCCATACTTTCAACATTTCCAATGGCGCGCAACATAATCTTATTTAACACATCTTCGGCATCGTTATGTGCTTGTGAACACAAGGCTGCGTATACCGTACGATAACCAACTTCGTCGTCTATTTCTTTGAATCGATCAAATGTGCTCGGCCAAGGCAGCTCAACCGTAT is a genomic window containing:
- a CDS encoding antitoxin MazE-like protein codes for the protein MQLWVPDTRRPDFAAECRRQAQRVAKADKTDVDTEHFMDEALADLDGWTE
- a CDS encoding SprT-like domain-containing protein codes for the protein MNMKTAPTHQTYTELQQAYDHFNTALFDGRLPNCLITLQREKRSMGYFSSQRFVDAQGTYTDEIAMNPAYFAVMPLIETMQTLVHEMCHLWQFHFGKPGRGRYHNEEWASKMEAIGLMPSSTGQPGGARTGQLMADYAIEDGKFVKACADLLTQSFCLTWYDRFSHADAPRSAAERLDSSVGGGAPPYIALPALTQALASSASSTSNAAHGDESVPIKPTGNSNRWKYVCPCGTSVWGKPKLKIICGSCESTFTSPDAARLNANNESA
- a CDS encoding PH domain-containing protein, which gives rise to MRPYSGHMDPFDTPPPLSQAAASHIAPPASTRETELIWVGTEGQLINAGWFIVAILFCWTVIPVLWAIYRYLKVANHRYELTNQRLLEYSGILVKRVETLELYRVKDIAVSGTLFQALFGRGRVVLQTTDASTPTVHISAIASPQHVSQLIRDAVEQCRVARGVRAFDY
- a CDS encoding DsbC family protein, which produces MLTSTYSPSSLLIRLAASSSLSLGLATASWAQGVPSDVQAAIEEHTQGSVPIDSISTTPIAGMYQVVSGNEIFYSDSTGRYAFVGGALMDMKDRRDVTAPALEKLNAIPWESLPLSQAIVQVHGNGQRKMAVFEDPLCPICRVFTKFVDQLENVTVYRFVFPVIDPQSAPIARKAWCSPDRNTAWSMVMNGRNIDGREDCDISGLVEILMFGEANNIANTPTVILGNGKRLVGATPPEQFIAELDAS
- a CDS encoding helix-turn-helix domain-containing protein produces the protein MNSVPPNVIKHKVGLLDLATELVNVPRACRVIGLFRDTFYRY
- a CDS encoding ATP-dependent helicase produces the protein MHWSTFAMPLRSSSTAYLLQAEELRDNDQQWAAYESERHCVVLAGPGSGKTKTLVLKLARILAEDVRAPRGVSCITYSQECARELTRRLGQLGLRESSRLFIGTIHGFCLRHLLMPYAHLANLGLPAPIKVATVEHCRQLYSRQGTRLFGVGHPYKQMDMDKHRRVHLDRATSAWREQEELAALAEAYEEALHREGLVDFDDLVIYGERLVSQHDWVLPLVRARFPVLAVDEYQDLGLGLHRIVKRLAFDGGVRLFAVGDADQSVYGFNGADGRLLHELANRDDVELVRLETNYRCADEIIRASERALGEARGYRAWDRDRAARIEMVECPEGLAEQAHRTVTEVIPAALAAKVGRQVGDIAILYRTADIGDLVAEAVIEAGLNFIRIDNAAPYRKCALTSWIEDCAAWCAGGWMEGKPLLRGLLERWLAFRYRRLSDAEARAERRRVTEFLWAHRQNGDGGNFVAALRSTLLDDVMVSEPSLADQAVQVGFMSTALRPGGVLQDLDMARLGGRDGSSNQLNLLTLHSAKGCEYDVVIMLGLDEGSFHWSNVQGDALRESQRLFYVGLTRARDEIYMLYSGWNENKRTGRRYYSGRLRFLNEL
- a CDS encoding ATP-dependent endonuclease, with the translated sequence METTESIVIVGENKAGKSNFIQALQLVLDPGLSERDRQLGLEQFWDGLGDNKLGATVEIAIELTDFDNDANLVASLADCLVDVGPPTVARLNYRFRPKASLAGTPPQSLADYEYVIFGGDDEDNAIGAMQRRQLPLDVQAALRDAEKDLSSWRRSPLRPLIEELTSDLDPEAREEIQQMVSEAQTDLADRDEVVITAERIGARLLAIVGNKHTVPIKLGLAPARVDALLRSLRILIDNGARGIGDASLGTANLIFLALKSLELDRLVVDGERDHTFFAIEEPEAHLHPHVQRLVYRYFLGESPGDDRPSNMTTILTTHSPHIASVAPIRSVVLLRYDPTSGATTATSTATAPLSDDDEDDLQRYIDVTRGELFFARGIIFVEGDAERFLIPAFAEALDIHLDILGISVCSVSGTNFAPYIKLVGPTGLSIPHVILTDLDPINDRPPLALKRLLKLLELAVTEDEWDELDEDEPWDLGEEYGYFVNESTLELELFQAGLGGSIRDVIESELSTSEQTREALAGWVDDPATLNNERLLKLIERIGKGRFAQALAGFATAGTCPAYIRHALEHIRDAVA